One segment of Nostoc flagelliforme CCNUN1 DNA contains the following:
- a CDS encoding ferrochelatase — protein sequence MVATPEKVQHTHEHLSGKDRVAVLLMGYGEVESYEDFANYNEQALNLLTAKFAPVPTWIYPPLAKLLALFDRHEWGHTHHDFISPHNAIFEQQRAGIEKNLQEKWGDKVQVFKAFNFCAPFLPNQVLAEVKNQGFEKLLIYPLLVVDSIFTSGIAIEQVNNALVELVDGEEHWVKAQRYIPSFFNEPAYIDLMAHLVEEKIAELGAAYLPSQIGIVLMNHGCPHKAKGFTSGIAESEAMYDLVRDKLINRYPLISVGWLNHDTPLIDWTQPNAEQAANNLIQLGAKVVIFMPIGFATENHETLLDVHHIIHALEKQHPGTNYVQMACVNDHPEFMAMAAQWADAHIAELLSEQTLAVNPQLAGDHHHHHHHH from the coding sequence GTGGTTGCCACGCCGGAAAAAGTACAACACACCCACGAGCATCTATCAGGTAAAGACCGTGTAGCCGTACTGCTTATGGGCTACGGCGAAGTCGAAAGCTACGAAGATTTCGCCAACTATAACGAACAGGCTTTAAATCTACTGACAGCAAAATTCGCACCAGTACCAACCTGGATTTATCCGCCTCTGGCCAAGCTTTTGGCGCTATTTGACCGCCATGAGTGGGGACACACACACCACGATTTTATCTCCCCACACAATGCCATCTTTGAACAGCAACGGGCTGGGATTGAGAAGAATTTACAAGAAAAATGGGGTGATAAGGTTCAAGTTTTCAAGGCTTTCAACTTCTGCGCCCCTTTTCTACCTAATCAAGTTTTAGCAGAAGTCAAAAACCAAGGCTTCGAGAAGCTACTAATCTACCCACTGCTGGTTGTTGATTCTATTTTTACCAGTGGGATTGCGATCGAGCAAGTTAACAATGCTCTTGTTGAGTTGGTTGATGGTGAAGAACACTGGGTTAAAGCACAGCGCTACATTCCTTCTTTCTTCAACGAACCAGCTTACATCGATTTGATGGCTCATCTGGTTGAGGAGAAAATTGCTGAGTTAGGCGCAGCTTACCTACCTTCTCAAATCGGTATTGTGTTAATGAATCACGGCTGTCCTCACAAAGCTAAAGGCTTTACTTCTGGGATTGCCGAAAGTGAAGCAATGTACGATTTGGTTAGGGATAAGTTGATTAATCGTTATCCTTTAATCTCGGTGGGTTGGCTCAACCATGACACGCCCCTAATTGATTGGACACAGCCAAATGCAGAGCAAGCGGCAAATAACCTGATTCAACTGGGTGCAAAAGTGGTAATTTTTATGCCTATTGGCTTTGCCACAGAAAACCACGAAACTTTATTGGATGTACACCATATCATCCATGCTTTGGAAAAACAGCATCCTGGTACGAACTACGTGCAAATGGCTTGCGTCAACGATCATCCAGAATTTATGGCAATGGCAGCCCAATGGGCTGATGCTCATATTGCAGAGTTGTTGTCAGAGCAAACTTTGGCAGTTAATCCCCAACTCGCTGGAGATCACCATCATCACCACCATCATCATTAA
- a CDS encoding RNA-guided endonuclease InsQ/TnpB family protein codes for MTPNCKAKKQGLKGYPRFKKYSRSVEYKQQSWKLHPTKRRITFTDKKGIGELKLLGKWDIHTYPVELIKRVRIVHRADGYYVQFCVKVDNTQEVSLTTSEIGIDVGLEYFYSDSFGKHEENPRYLRKAEKDIKRVQRNIYKNKKGSSGRRKARGVYARKHLKVTRQRNEHAKRLARNLCLANAKVVLEDLNVSGLVINHKLAKSITDASWYNFRQWLEYFGEKFGREIIAVPPHFTSQECSNCGARVYKSLSTKTHSCSHCGHTEQPDVNAAKVILSRAFR; via the coding sequence GTGACTCCTAACTGCAAAGCTAAAAAACAAGGGTTGAAAGGCTACCCAAGATTTAAAAAGTATAGCCGCTCTGTTGAATATAAACAACAGTCTTGGAAGCTACACCCAACAAAACGCCGGATAACATTCACTGATAAAAAAGGTATTGGTGAACTCAAATTATTAGGCAAATGGGATATTCATACTTATCCTGTCGAGCTAATTAAGAGAGTTAGGATTGTTCACCGTGCGGATGGATATTATGTGCAGTTTTGCGTGAAAGTTGACAACACGCAAGAGGTTTCATTGACTACATCTGAGATTGGTATCGACGTAGGATTGGAATACTTTTACTCTGATTCTTTCGGCAAGCATGAAGAAAACCCGCGATATTTGCGTAAAGCTGAGAAAGATATCAAACGAGTTCAACGCAATATTTATAAAAATAAAAAAGGGTCATCTGGCAGAAGGAAAGCGCGTGGTGTTTATGCTCGTAAGCATTTAAAAGTAACTCGACAAAGGAATGAACACGCTAAGAGATTGGCGCGTAACTTATGCCTAGCTAACGCTAAGGTAGTCTTGGAAGATTTAAATGTTAGTGGGTTGGTGATAAACCACAAGCTTGCTAAGAGTATAACGGACGCTTCTTGGTACAACTTTCGCCAGTGGCTTGAATACTTTGGGGAGAAATTTGGGAGAGAAATAATTGCGGTTCCTCCCCATTTCACTAGCCAAGAATGCAGTAATTGTGGTGCTAGAGTTTACAAATCACTTAGCACTAAAACTCATTCTTGTTCGCATTGTGGACACACTGAACAACCTGATGTGAATGCAGCCAAAGTAATCTTAAGTCGGGCTTTCCGCTAG
- the crcB gene encoding fluoride efflux transporter CrcB, whose protein sequence is MADLTNVLSIAVGAVPGALSRFYITEWTKAKLGTKFPYGTFAINLTGCLAMGFFFTISKGITGYPSELDLLIRTGFLGSYTTFSTYGFDTLTLWRSKQKAATAFYWAGSAVLGLGAVILGVAIAKLFVK, encoded by the coding sequence GTGGCAGATTTAACTAATGTTCTTTCAATTGCGGTAGGTGCAGTTCCTGGAGCGCTGTCTCGGTTTTACATCACAGAATGGACGAAAGCTAAATTGGGGACAAAATTTCCCTATGGAACATTTGCCATTAATCTGACTGGATGTTTAGCGATGGGTTTCTTTTTCACGATTTCTAAAGGAATTACAGGCTATCCATCAGAATTAGATTTACTAATTAGGACAGGATTTTTAGGTTCTTACACCACATTTTCAACCTATGGCTTTGATACTCTAACTCTATGGCGTAGCAAACAAAAGGCTGCGACGGCCTTTTATTGGGCAGGGAGTGCAGTTTTAGGTTTGGGAGCGGTGATTTTAGGAGTAGCGATCGCCAAGCTTTTCGTAAAGTAA
- the crcB gene encoding fluoride efflux transporter CrcB, whose translation MNLLKGRYPLAVAIGAIFGALSRFYGTEFAKAIFGKDFGFYGTFFINVSGCLLIAYILTLAAENIRIISPELRLMTTTGFCGAYTTFSTYGLESRNFLDKGDITMLLIYFVGSAIAGMIGIQIGVLLARSSVNIS comes from the coding sequence ATGAATTTGTTGAAAGGACGTTATCCTCTCGCTGTGGCGATCGGGGCAATTTTTGGAGCGTTGAGTCGTTTTTATGGAACCGAATTTGCAAAAGCTATTTTTGGAAAAGATTTTGGCTTTTACGGCACATTCTTTATTAACGTGAGTGGCTGTTTATTGATTGCTTATATTTTGACTCTAGCAGCCGAGAATATTCGCATCATTTCACCTGAACTCCGCCTGATGACGACAACAGGTTTCTGCGGTGCATATACGACTTTTTCAACCTATGGCTTGGAATCAAGAAATTTCTTGGATAAGGGCGATATCACAATGCTGTTAATTTATTTTGTTGGCAGTGCGATCGCCGGAATGATTGGTATCCAAATCGGTGTTTTACTGGCAAGATCAAGCGTTAATATATCCTAA
- a CDS encoding MFS transporter, with translation MFPTEPAAVNNGFSALLKNRSFMLLWIGQLVSQLADKVFFVLMIALLENYSPLPGLAQNSMYSTLMLSFTIPAILFGSAGGLFVDRLPKKLIMIGSDIVRGLLTLCLPLLPRDFLILLILTFAISTVTQFFAPAEQAAIPLLVKRENLLAANALFSSTMMGALIVGFAIGEPILSLAKSLMGEQYGQEIVVGGLYILSAAIMQPIKFKEPKSKEHQASNHLWAEFTESLRYLRKNPLILNAMLQLTTLYCVFAALTVLTIQLAEEFGLKEKQFGFFLAAAGVGMVFGAAILGHWGDKLHHKPLPLIGFLIIALVLGVFTFTHNLLLALGLCAFLGVGASLIGVPMQTLIQQQTPSTMHGKVFGFQNHAVNIALALPLAITGPLTDALGLRTVLVAMSIVVVVVGVWAWKNTRNVLQNVI, from the coding sequence ATGTTTCCAACTGAACCGGCTGCTGTTAATAACGGGTTTAGCGCACTGCTAAAAAACCGTAGTTTTATGCTCCTGTGGATTGGGCAATTGGTGTCCCAGTTAGCAGATAAAGTCTTCTTCGTTTTAATGATTGCTCTGCTGGAGAACTACTCACCGCTTCCTGGGTTGGCACAAAACTCGATGTATTCAACCTTGATGCTGTCGTTTACAATACCAGCAATTTTGTTCGGCTCTGCCGGTGGCCTCTTTGTTGACCGCTTGCCAAAAAAGCTGATTATGATCGGCTCAGACATTGTGCGTGGACTGTTAACACTGTGTCTTCCCCTTTTGCCACGAGACTTCCTGATTCTGTTAATTCTTACTTTTGCCATTTCCACGGTGACGCAATTTTTTGCACCAGCTGAACAAGCAGCCATTCCCTTGTTGGTGAAGCGAGAAAATTTGTTGGCAGCCAATGCGCTCTTTAGCAGCACAATGATGGGAGCTTTAATTGTTGGCTTTGCTATAGGAGAGCCGATTTTGAGTTTGGCGAAAAGCTTGATGGGAGAACAATACGGTCAAGAGATTGTAGTTGGTGGATTATACATATTATCGGCTGCGATCATGCAGCCAATTAAGTTTAAAGAACCCAAATCAAAAGAGCATCAAGCATCAAATCACCTTTGGGCTGAATTCACCGAAAGCCTGCGCTATCTCAGGAAAAACCCTTTGATCTTGAACGCCATGCTGCAACTTACAACTTTATATTGTGTGTTTGCAGCCTTAACGGTGCTGACAATTCAATTAGCCGAGGAATTTGGTTTAAAAGAAAAACAGTTTGGCTTTTTCTTGGCAGCAGCAGGCGTGGGTATGGTATTTGGTGCGGCGATTTTAGGCCACTGGGGTGATAAATTGCATCACAAACCCTTACCTTTAATTGGATTTTTGATAATTGCACTAGTTTTAGGGGTGTTCACTTTTACGCACAACTTATTACTGGCGCTAGGACTCTGTGCATTTTTGGGTGTAGGTGCTTCCCTAATTGGCGTACCCATGCAAACTTTAATTCAACAGCAAACACCATCTACCATGCACGGTAAAGTATTTGGCTTTCAAAATCATGCCGTTAACATCGCTCTGGCGTTACCTCTGGCCATTACTGGGCCATTAACTGATGCTCTGGGCTTGCGAACTGTGCTGGTAGCAATGAGTATTGTTGTCGTAGTTGTCGGTGTTTGGGCTTGGAAAAATACCCGCAATGTCTTGCAAAACGTAATTTAA
- the ilvB gene encoding biosynthetic-type acetolactate synthase large subunit, translated as MRSSVSAGESLSQITLPQTENHKQSRPSSPPVVPKRASGGFALLDSLHRHGVDYIFGYPGGAILPIYDDLYKVEATGAMKHILVRHEQGAAHAADGYARATGKVGVCFGTSGPGATNLVTGIATAYMDSIPMIVVTGQVARPSIGTDAFQETDIYGITLPIVKHSYVVRDPKDMARIVAEAFHIASSGRPGPVLIDVPKDVALEEFDYVPVKPGSVKLRGYRPTVKGNPRQINAAIQLITESRRPLLYVGGGAIAASAHEEIKELAELFNIPVTTTLMGIGAFDEHHPLALGMLGMHGTAYANFAVSDCDLLICVGARFDDRVTGKLDEFASRAKVIHIDIDPAEVGKNRIPEVPIVGDVRNVLVDLLRRCKETGVKATPNQNQEWLNLVNRWRDEYPLIVPQHPDSISPQEVIVEVSRQAPQAYYTTDVGQHQMWAAQFLKNGPRRWISSAGLGTMGFGLPAAMGAKVAFPDEEVICISGDASFQMCLQELGTLAQYGINVKTIIINNGWQGMVRQWQQAFYGERYSCSNMEVGMPDVELLAKAYGIKGMVISDRSQLKDAIAEMLAHKGPVIVNVHVTRDENCYPMVAPGKSNAQMVGLQKQPPKAAAEPVYCSHCNARNASTHNFCAECGTKL; from the coding sequence GTGCGTTCAAGTGTCTCCGCAGGAGAATCGCTCTCCCAAATTACTCTCCCACAAACCGAGAATCACAAACAGTCTCGTCCTTCTAGCCCCCCAGTCGTGCCCAAACGTGCATCTGGCGGTTTTGCTCTACTTGACAGCCTTCATCGCCACGGCGTTGATTATATCTTTGGTTATCCTGGTGGGGCAATTCTACCAATTTACGACGACCTGTATAAGGTGGAAGCAACTGGTGCTATGAAGCACATTCTCGTGAGACACGAACAAGGCGCAGCCCACGCCGCAGATGGTTACGCCCGTGCAACTGGGAAAGTAGGAGTATGCTTTGGCACTTCTGGCCCAGGAGCAACTAACTTGGTGACAGGCATCGCCACCGCCTACATGGATTCAATCCCGATGATTGTAGTCACGGGACAAGTAGCACGGCCATCGATTGGTACAGATGCGTTTCAGGAAACCGATATTTACGGGATTACGCTACCAATCGTGAAGCACTCTTATGTAGTGCGTGACCCGAAAGATATGGCGCGAATTGTTGCCGAAGCCTTCCACATCGCTAGCAGTGGGCGTCCGGGGCCAGTTTTGATTGATGTCCCCAAAGATGTAGCTTTAGAAGAATTTGACTATGTGCCTGTAAAACCAGGTTCAGTAAAGTTACGCGGTTATCGTCCCACAGTGAAGGGAAATCCCCGGCAAATTAATGCCGCGATTCAGTTGATTACTGAAAGTCGCCGTCCTCTACTGTATGTGGGTGGTGGTGCGATCGCAGCTAGCGCTCATGAAGAAATCAAAGAACTAGCTGAATTATTTAATATCCCTGTCACCACAACCTTAATGGGGATCGGTGCATTTGACGAACATCATCCCCTAGCTTTGGGAATGTTGGGGATGCACGGCACAGCTTACGCTAACTTTGCTGTTAGTGATTGTGACTTGCTGATTTGCGTCGGCGCTAGATTTGACGATCGCGTTACAGGCAAGTTAGACGAATTCGCCTCCCGCGCTAAAGTAATTCACATCGACATTGATCCCGCAGAAGTCGGCAAAAACCGCATTCCTGAAGTGCCCATTGTCGGCGATGTGCGGAACGTGTTAGTAGACTTGTTGCGTCGCTGCAAAGAAACAGGTGTTAAGGCTACCCCTAATCAAAACCAAGAGTGGTTAAATTTAGTCAACCGTTGGCGCGATGAGTATCCTCTAATAGTGCCGCAGCATCCCGACAGCATTTCACCCCAAGAAGTGATTGTAGAAGTCAGCCGCCAAGCACCCCAAGCTTACTACACTACAGATGTAGGACAACATCAAATGTGGGCAGCACAATTCCTGAAGAATGGCCCAAGGCGCTGGATTTCTAGTGCCGGTTTGGGAACGATGGGTTTTGGCTTACCTGCGGCAATGGGCGCTAAAGTCGCGTTTCCGGATGAAGAAGTCATCTGTATTAGCGGTGATGCCAGTTTCCAAATGTGTTTGCAGGAACTTGGTACACTTGCACAGTATGGGATAAATGTCAAGACAATAATTATCAATAACGGCTGGCAAGGGATGGTGCGCCAGTGGCAGCAAGCCTTCTATGGTGAGCGTTACTCATGCTCCAACATGGAAGTAGGGATGCCAGACGTAGAGTTATTGGCAAAAGCTTATGGCATTAAGGGTATGGTAATTAGCGATCGCAGTCAATTAAAAGATGCGATCGCTGAAATGTTAGCACACAAAGGCCCGGTGATTGTGAATGTCCACGTCACCAGAGACGAAAACTGCTATCCAATGGTAGCTCCAGGCAAGAGCAACGCTCAAATGGTCGGTTTGCAGAAGCAACCGCCAAAAGCAGCAGCAGAGCCAGTGTATTGTAGTCATTGCAATGCCAGAAATGCTTCCACCCACAACTTCTGCGCTGAGTGTGGGACGAAGCTGTAA
- a CDS encoding DUF4351 domain-containing protein, producing the protein MAYDNTCKYLAENYPGDFARWLLASDTSDIQVLKTELNLEPIRADSVTFLQIANQILHLEFQTTPKSKTSLDFRMLDYYTRLKREYWCDIEQVLIFLQPTSSEIVFNTQYVDKKTRHEYRVIRLWEEDPAPLLANPALLPLATLARTDSPADLLTQVATAVDMIEETDERQNISACVQVLAGLRFDKSLITQLFREEIMQESVIYQDILQKGLQQGLQQGLQQGQEQGKKQEALQLILRLLTRRFDAIESEIEQQIRTLSITQLEELAEALLDFSSQSDLVNYLGNIFLPQPNQED; encoded by the coding sequence TTGGCTTACGATAACACCTGCAAATACCTTGCCGAAAACTACCCTGGTGACTTCGCCAGATGGTTACTTGCATCTGACACCTCCGATATCCAAGTACTCAAAACCGAACTCAACCTCGAACCGATTCGCGCTGATTCGGTGACGTTCCTGCAAATCGCCAACCAAATCTTGCATTTAGAGTTTCAAACCACACCAAAATCCAAAACCTCACTTGATTTTCGGATGCTGGATTACTACACCAGATTAAAGCGAGAATACTGGTGTGATATTGAGCAGGTGTTGATTTTCTTACAACCCACCTCCTCAGAAATTGTTTTTAATACCCAGTATGTAGATAAAAAAACCAGACATGAGTATCGAGTGATTCGTTTATGGGAAGAAGATCCCGCACCACTGCTAGCTAACCCTGCACTCTTACCACTGGCGACATTGGCGAGAACCGACTCACCCGCAGACTTGTTAACTCAAGTCGCTACTGCTGTCGATATGATTGAAGAAACAGACGAGCGACAGAATATATCAGCTTGTGTACAGGTTTTAGCTGGTTTGCGGTTTGACAAAAGTTTGATTACACAGCTTTTCAGAGAGGAAATTATGCAAGAATCTGTGATTTACCAAGACATTCTGCAAAAGGGATTGCAACAGGGATTGCAACAAGGATTGCAACAAGGACAAGAACAAGGAAAGAAACAGGAGGCGCTACAACTGATTTTGCGTCTTTTGACACGTCGGTTTGATGCAATTGAGTCGGAAATAGAACAGCAGATTCGCACATTATCCATTACTCAACTAGAAGAGTTAGCCGAGGCGCTGTTAGATTTCTCCAGTCAAAGCGATTTAGTGAATTACTTAGGAAATATCTTTTTACCTCAACCTAATCAGGAAGATTAA
- a CDS encoding CHAT domain-containing protein yields the protein MRQIVNWLKNLVNILNFRSRTVKTQTEATRITPEDIETYEQFLQKILQVTDDSNGDAQVIYPLLAANTDKLNDIFAELLRDWATNTLAEAEADKVESIAYLILIFSNRISNFPLGSKASNMEIALAGYEIALTVYTRSTFPEQWATLQNNLGAAYRNRILGERAENIELAIAAYTAALQVRTRTLFPQDWAALQNNLGIAYSNRIRGELADNIEIAIAAFSAALEVRTRSAFPQDWAGTQNNLGEAYRNRIRGERADNIEKAIAAFSAALEVRTRRAFPQNWAGTQNNLAAAYRARIRGERADNIEMAISCYLTALEAYTRSIFPQDWAGTQNNLGIAYINRILGEQAENIEKAITAFSAALQVRTRNAFPVDWAMTQNNLGSAYHNRILGEQAENIEKAITAFSAALEVYTRSAFPVEWAMTQNNLGNAYRNRIRGEKTENIELAIAAFSAVLEVYTRSAFPVDWAMTQNNLGNAYCNGIRGEKTENIEMAIAAYNQALSVYTRSAFPQNHAGTLFNLGILYQDTEQFNSAYNTFASAIATVKSLREEIVSGDEAKHKQTEEWNQLYRCMVEVCLELKRNTEAIEYIEQSKTRNLVELLAKNEQLAQIAKAPVGGEENLFSIDSNIRFGEIQNLLDDKTAIIQWYIFNDCFRAFIITRHNNQPVIWHSNRQDLENLINWTAEYLKLYRKDKKQWRYELSNQLTQLAQILHLNQIVSLVPSHCQKLILIPHLFLHLLPLHALPLSASDSPTLEYLIDKFPDGVSYAPSCQLLRFAQIKTQKLNSSPKTPTNPAPSWLTGRVGVGLNLQLSHLFAIQNPRNDLTFTDIEVETIAADFQPHQILKHSQATKAALASSAINDNFLNAQWLHFSCHGYFDFNSPLKSGLQLANAQTSANTPSSRYMRVDNETSIDLNQCLTLEDIFLLNLRNCRLVCLSACETGLVSISSNNDEYIGLASGFIRAGAANIISSLWAVSDFHTSLLMIKLYEILKNNPSNVALALNTAQQWLRHATQAQIIAWIQGKTEIEREQKQKIINYLSNYKPEEQPFKRPEFWAAFCAISPVYVSSNVATANT from the coding sequence ATGCGCCAAATAGTAAATTGGCTGAAAAATTTGGTAAATATACTAAATTTTCGCTCAAGAACGGTTAAAACTCAAACAGAAGCTACTCGCATTACTCCAGAAGATATAGAGACTTACGAGCAATTTCTACAAAAAATACTGCAAGTAACAGACGACAGTAACGGCGATGCTCAAGTAATTTACCCATTGCTGGCAGCAAATACCGATAAACTCAATGATATCTTTGCTGAATTATTGCGTGACTGGGCAACAAATACCTTAGCAGAAGCGGAAGCAGATAAAGTAGAGTCCATTGCCTACTTGATTTTAATATTCAGTAATCGGATTAGCAATTTTCCTTTGGGTAGCAAAGCTAGCAACATGGAAATTGCGCTCGCAGGCTACGAAATCGCCCTAACTGTTTACACCCGCAGCACTTTTCCTGAACAATGGGCAACATTGCAAAATAATCTGGGGGCTGCTTACCGTAACAGAATATTAGGAGAACGAGCGGAGAATATTGAATTAGCGATCGCAGCTTATACTGCCGCACTACAAGTGAGAACCCGCACCCTCTTTCCTCAAGATTGGGCAGCATTGCAAAATAATCTGGGGATTGCTTACAGTAACAGAATACGAGGAGAGCTAGCCGATAATATTGAAATAGCGATCGCTGCTTTTAGTGCCGCACTCGAAGTTAGAACCCGCAGCGCCTTTCCCCAAGATTGGGCAGGTACGCAAAATAATCTGGGGGAAGCTTACCGTAACAGAATACGAGGAGAGCGAGCCGATAATATTGAAAAGGCGATCGCTGCTTTTAGTGCCGCACTCGAAGTTAGAACCCGCAGGGCATTTCCTCAAAATTGGGCAGGTACGCAAAATAATCTGGCGGCTGCTTACCGTGCCAGAATACGAGGAGAGCGAGCCGATAATATTGAAATGGCGATCTCTTGTTATTTGACTGCATTGGAAGCTTACACTCGCAGCATCTTTCCACAAGATTGGGCAGGTACGCAAAATAATTTAGGGATTGCTTACATCAACAGAATATTAGGAGAACAAGCTGAGAATATCGAAAAAGCGATCACCGCTTTTTCTGCGGCACTCCAAGTCAGAACCCGGAATGCCTTTCCTGTTGATTGGGCGATGACGCAAAATAATCTGGGGAGTGCTTACCATAACCGAATATTAGGAGAACAAGCTGAGAATATCGAAAAAGCGATCACCGCTTTTTCTGCGGCACTCGAAGTATATACCCGCAGCGCCTTTCCTGTTGAGTGGGCAATGACGCAAAATAATCTGGGGAATGCTTACCGTAACCGAATACGAGGAGAAAAAACCGAGAATATTGAATTAGCAATCGCTGCGTTTTCTGCGGTACTCGAAGTATACACCCGCAGCGCCTTTCCTGTTGATTGGGCAATGACGCAAAATAATCTGGGGAATGCTTACTGTAACGGAATACGAGGAGAAAAAACCGAGAATATTGAAATGGCGATCGCTGCTTATAATCAAGCACTGTCTGTATATACCCGCAGCGCCTTTCCCCAAAACCATGCGGGAACTTTATTCAATCTCGGCATTCTCTATCAAGACACAGAACAATTTAACTCAGCTTACAATACCTTTGCCTCTGCCATTGCCACAGTCAAATCATTGCGCGAAGAAATTGTTTCTGGCGATGAAGCCAAGCATAAACAAACAGAAGAATGGAATCAGCTTTATAGATGCATGGTGGAAGTTTGCCTGGAATTAAAAAGGAACACAGAAGCAATAGAATATATCGAGCAGAGCAAAACCCGGAATTTGGTAGAACTGCTAGCCAAAAATGAACAACTTGCCCAAATAGCCAAAGCACCAGTAGGCGGTGAAGAAAATCTCTTCTCAATTGATAGCAACATCCGCTTTGGAGAAATTCAAAACCTTCTAGACGACAAAACTGCAATTATCCAATGGTACATTTTTAATGATTGTTTTCGCGCTTTTATCATTACCCGCCACAACAATCAACCAGTAATCTGGCATTCCAATCGACAAGACTTAGAAAACTTGATAAATTGGACTGCTGAATATCTCAAACTTTACCGCAAAGATAAAAAACAATGGCGATATGAGCTTAGTAATCAACTTACTCAACTGGCGCAAATACTCCACCTCAATCAAATAGTTTCCTTAGTCCCATCTCATTGCCAAAAGCTGATTTTAATTCCTCATCTTTTCCTGCACCTGCTACCTCTCCATGCCTTACCATTATCTGCTAGCGACTCCCCAACATTAGAGTATCTCATTGATAAATTTCCAGATGGTGTAAGTTATGCACCTAGTTGTCAACTTTTGCGTTTCGCTCAAATCAAAACCCAAAAATTAAACTCATCGCCTAAAACACCTACAAATCCTGCTCCCTCCTGGCTTACGGGGAGGGTTGGGGTGGGGTTAAATTTACAACTCAGCCACCTATTTGCTATTCAAAACCCTAGAAACGACTTAACATTCACAGATATCGAAGTCGAAACAATAGCAGCAGACTTTCAACCTCACCAAATCCTCAAACATAGCCAAGCCACCAAAGCCGCTTTAGCATCATCAGCAATCAATGATAATTTTCTCAATGCTCAATGGCTGCACTTTTCTTGTCATGGATATTTCGATTTTAACTCTCCCTTGAAATCTGGGTTACAGTTAGCAAATGCTCAAACTTCTGCGAATACTCCATCATCACGCTATATGCGAGTTGATAACGAAACATCCATTGATTTAAATCAATGCCTTACCCTAGAAGATATCTTTTTATTAAACTTACGCAACTGTCGTCTAGTCTGTCTTTCTGCTTGCGAAACAGGCTTAGTTAGCATTAGCAGCAATAACGATGAGTATATTGGATTAGCCAGTGGATTTATCCGTGCTGGTGCAGCCAACATTATTAGTAGTTTATGGGCAGTCAGCGACTTTCATACATCTTTATTAATGATTAAACTTTATGAGATCCTAAAAAATAATCCATCTAATGTAGCTCTAGCTCTTAACACAGCCCAGCAATGGTTACGCCATGCAACGCAAGCACAAATAATTGCATGGATTCAAGGTAAAACAGAGATAGAAAGAGAACAGAAGCAGAAAATTATAAATTATTTATCAAACTATAAACCAGAGGAGCAACCATTTAAAAGACCAGAATTCTGGGCAGCTTTTTGTGCTATATCTCCTGTTTATGTTTCTTCTAATGTTGCAACAGCAAATACTTAA
- a CDS encoding tellurite resistance TerB family protein, with product MSKRKLPKGRSVSSVALEPEVAIALLGLFSAAADGEGISSTEEYALSEFLGRVGLFEDYSEEDFEELTEKVVSLIEEEEPEDLIAQSIESLPNRGYREAAYITAILVVGIDEEVPEHEQDYISELQEALKISDERAQELIDGVFGEEEEEE from the coding sequence ATGTCTAAACGCAAATTGCCCAAAGGCCGTAGTGTTAGTTCAGTTGCTCTAGAACCAGAAGTTGCGATCGCACTCCTTGGATTGTTTTCTGCTGCGGCTGATGGTGAAGGTATTTCTTCCACAGAAGAATATGCATTGAGTGAATTTCTTGGTCGGGTTGGCTTATTTGAAGATTACTCTGAAGAAGACTTTGAAGAATTGACCGAAAAAGTCGTCAGCTTGATTGAAGAAGAAGAACCAGAAGATTTAATCGCCCAGTCCATAGAATCCTTACCTAATAGAGGTTATCGCGAAGCTGCATACATCACAGCTATCTTAGTGGTAGGGATTGATGAAGAAGTACCCGAACACGAACAAGATTATATCTCTGAGCTTCAAGAAGCCTTAAAAATTTCAGACGAACGCGCACAAGAACTTATTGACGGAGTATTCGGAGAGGAAGAGGAAGAGGAGTAA